In a genomic window of Candidatus Bathyarchaeota archaeon:
- a CDS encoding Ig-like domain-containing protein, producing MNTTKLGICVCLAIVLSFAVAVVVEAAPTLSTSFYKNNGYGMGNDMSGEWTLNTSVSSDVAYVEFYLDDQLQLNATSAPFSWHFNTSSFTEGQHNFHVIAYDAQGASDDVAFTRNFVGFPVDFVVIIIVVVVVAVIVSLAVLLYRVKRQDAKRNNQ from the coding sequence TTGAACACCACTAAATTAGGCATTTGCGTTTGTTTAGCTATAGTCCTATCTTTTGCTGTGGCAGTCGTTGTTGAAGCCGCGCCGACTTTGAGCACAAGCTTCTACAAAAACAACGGCTACGGCATGGGCAACGACATGAGCGGAGAATGGACTCTCAATACCTCAGTCTCTTCAGACGTTGCATATGTGGAGTTCTATTTAGATGACCAACTCCAGTTAAATGCAACCTCGGCTCCTTTCAGCTGGCATTTTAACACCAGCAGCTTCACCGAAGGGCAACACAATTTCCACGTAATCGCCTACGATGCCCAAGGTGCATCAGACGATGTAGCTTTCACGCGTAACTTTGTAGGTTTCCCCGTTGACTTTGTCGTAATCATAATTGTCGTTGTGGTGGTTGCTGTGATTGTTTCTTTGGCAGTGCTGCTGTATAGAGTAAAGCGGCAAGATGCAAAAAGGAACAACCAATAA
- a CDS encoding phosphoglycerate kinase, whose translation MAKYHTLDDFNVKNKTVLVRVDFNSEIDPKTKNVTSDVRIRAHAESTLKELAEKGAKTVVIAHQGRKGDDDFIPLKQHAEILQQILQRPVKYVDDIFGEQAQAAIKSLQPGETLVLGNVRGWEGETKNGTPEQQSKTPLVQNLAPLADLFVNDAFSAAHRGHASMVGFTAVLPSAAGRIMERELTSLSKALEKPEKPCVYVMGGAKADDSLEISKYVLSNGIADYVLVGGVTSQLFLAAKGVSLGKGVVEFLAKKELTQYLPGIKSLIEQYGDKIVVPVDVALDFGGVRKEVTITQLPTDYPIYDIGHQTVENYAKIIATAKSIVVSGPMGVYENPQFCYGTKKVLQAIADSKAFSLAGGGNTIAAIQEYGLTKKISYISTAGGALIEFLMGKKLPGVSALENAVNTKKI comes from the coding sequence ATGGCGAAATACCATACACTGGACGATTTTAACGTTAAAAACAAAACAGTCCTTGTCCGAGTGGACTTTAACTCCGAAATTGACCCGAAAACCAAAAACGTCACAAGCGACGTCCGCATCCGAGCCCACGCGGAATCCACGCTAAAAGAACTAGCTGAGAAAGGCGCCAAAACCGTGGTGATAGCGCATCAAGGACGCAAAGGCGACGATGACTTTATTCCCCTAAAACAACACGCCGAAATCCTCCAGCAGATTCTTCAACGCCCAGTAAAATACGTCGATGACATCTTCGGCGAACAAGCTCAAGCCGCCATCAAAAGCCTCCAACCCGGCGAAACCCTCGTCTTAGGTAACGTACGGGGCTGGGAGGGAGAAACCAAAAACGGCACGCCCGAGCAACAATCAAAAACTCCATTAGTGCAGAATCTGGCGCCACTTGCCGATTTGTTTGTTAACGATGCATTTTCAGCTGCACACCGCGGCCATGCCTCGATGGTTGGGTTCACGGCTGTTTTGCCCTCTGCGGCGGGTCGCATCATGGAACGCGAATTAACATCCTTAAGCAAAGCTTTGGAGAAACCTGAGAAACCCTGCGTTTATGTGATGGGAGGCGCCAAAGCCGACGACAGCCTTGAAATCAGCAAATACGTTCTCTCAAACGGCATTGCAGACTACGTGTTAGTCGGGGGGGTTACGTCGCAGCTGTTTTTGGCGGCGAAAGGTGTCAGTTTAGGAAAAGGTGTCGTGGAGTTTCTTGCCAAAAAAGAACTCACCCAGTACTTGCCGGGCATCAAGAGCCTCATTGAGCAGTACGGCGACAAAATCGTGGTTCCAGTTGACGTTGCGCTTGACTTCGGCGGCGTACGCAAAGAAGTTACCATAACCCAACTGCCAACCGACTACCCCATCTACGACATAGGTCACCAAACAGTAGAAAACTACGCCAAAATCATCGCCACCGCCAAATCCATCGTCGTCAGCGGACCCATGGGCGTTTATGAAAACCCACAGTTCTGCTATGGCACTAAAAAAGTGCTCCAAGCCATCGCGGACAGCAAAGCATTCAGTTTAGCTGGCGGCGGAAACACCATTGCAGCTATCCAAGAATATGGCTTAACCAAAAAAATCAGCTACATCAGCACTGCAGGCGGCGCACTTATCGAGTTTTTGATGGGTAAAAAACTGCCCGGCGTCTCGGCTCTAGAAAATGCGGTTAACACCAAAAAAATCTAA